A genomic stretch from Bos javanicus breed banteng chromosome 3, ARS-OSU_banteng_1.0, whole genome shotgun sequence includes:
- the LOC133244869 gene encoding small ribosomal subunit protein uS12-like, with translation MGKCRGLRTARKLCSHRRDQKWHDKQYKKAHLGTALKANPFGGASHAKGIVLEKVGVEAKQPNSAIRKCVRVQLIKNGKKITAFVPNDGCLNFIEENDEVLVAGFGRKGHAVGDIPGVRFKRLSK, from the coding sequence ATGGGCAAGTGTCGCGGTCTTCGTACTGCCAGGAAGCTCTGTAGCCACCGACGAGACCAGAAGTGGCATGATAAGCAGTACAAGAAAGCCCATCTGGGCACAGCCCTGAAGGCCAACCCTTTTGGCGGCGCTTCTCACGCTAAGGGAATTGTGCTGGAAAAAGTAGGAGTTGAAGCCAAACAGCCAAATTCTGCCATCAGGAAGTGTGTCAGGGTTCAGCTAATCAAGAATGGCAAAAAGATCACTGCTTTTGTACCCAATGATGGTTGCTTGAATTTTATTGAGGAAAATGATGAAGTTCTGGTTGCTGGATTTGGTCGCAAAGGTCATGCTGTTGGTGACATTCCTGGAGTCCGCTTTAAAAGGTTGTCAAAGTAG